In Rosa rugosa chromosome 4, drRosRugo1.1, whole genome shotgun sequence, the genomic stretch tcataatattcaattaatttagtttcagaaaattccaaatcagattgttttgaatttacttttgtaataaatgatggaccatgtatagaaattattatttttacttaattgttttaggggtaaattataaaactactAGCCTTTAACCCGTGTGTTCACACAGATAGTTGAAGAGAGGAACGTGTAATTGTTCTCTTAATTTTGCTTCTTTTCATTTTATATTTATCtaacaattaaaaataaaaatatgttttACATCTTTAACCTTTAAAAGTAAAAATATGCTGATGTAATAATTTATTAAATAGAGAGTATTTTAGGCGTTTCAAATTTTGGTGAAGCCTATGGCACCAAAGTTAGGCTTCTCTTTATAGTAGTAGAAATAGAAATATAGGCAATATAAAGAAATAtcgcaaaaaaaaataatttaatatatttagttggaggaggtaagaagagtatttatttatttatttacttatttttttcatttttctctctgtgtccttatttgtcttttcatataagtTTACTTCTTAActttaccaaaaaataaaaataaaaacgaaagaaaatatatagaaaATAAGCTCCCCTAGTCATTTTACGGCTAAGGGTGGGCATTCCGGTAATTTTAAAATGCAATAAAAACCCTAACCCCTTTCTTCTCCCTCCGACTCGTACAGTCCCTCAATATCACAACACTTGCTTGctgtaactctctctctctctctctccatcggCCGGCAACAATTGCAGTCCCCCTCTCTCGAGAATCGCAGGTACCTATCTTACTCTCTAGCTTCCCCTTTCTTCTTACAAAATCTAAAGAATCCAAGTTCAGGGATTCCCCAATTCAAATGGTGGCAGATAGTGCTTCTAGGAGAATCGAGTTGAGCTCATATGAATTCTTGTGTTTGGGTGGATCGTTATGCACTTAAATTCCAAATCTTTGCAaacttttgttttaatttttaggtTACATATAGCTCTGGGAGTATTCAATCAGTTTAAGCATGTTTACTGTACATTGAAGAACATAGAAAGCTTCTGTAGATTAAAGAAAGatgtctttttgttttcttatacCTAAGAAATTTGTTTACCTATATCGGATAGTTTATACGCGATGTTTTTGATCCTTGGTATAATTTTAAGACATGAATGGTTTGGTAGATGCTAGTAGTTTTGCAATCAGTATTTGCATTTTGATTAGGATTATTCGGTACAACTAGTTTTCGGTAGCGGAATATATGAGAGGCCTGTTTGATTTAAAGTTTTCGCAGAATCCAGGCAATATGATGCTTCAGGTTCTTAGCAAGGTCTAATTGTTACGAAAAAAAACTTGTGTGACCTCAGGTTCTTAAACAGAAGGGAAGCAACACTCTGTACTGCTGGCTACTGCCCTCTGTAGActagagaaaaagagagatgaGGCTGCTTAGTCACAACATGCTGTCTTCCAACATTAAAGGCGTGAGTAACGGCTTTCCTCTGCGAATTGAAGCAGAGAAGGTAGTGGTGAAGCAGGTGGACTTGAACGTTGGTTTCCTGAAGAACATGTTTCCTAAGATCGAGTGGAAGGCCCTTGTAGAGGCTTCTCGTACAATGGGCTATGCCGAGCTCCCTGAGGAGGTCGAGCCTTCTAAGCTCGATTCTGGGGATTTCCTGCAAAAGTTCCATCATGCCCTTTTGGAGCTTGTTCTTGAGGAGGGTGCTCTTGTTTGCCCTGAAACTGGTCGCCGGTTTCCTGTTTCAAAGGGGATACCAAATATGTTACTTCATGAGGACGAGGTCTGAAATGATTCACAGTCACTGGACTGCCATTTGCTTATCTTGTACTTAATGAAAATTAGGCACTGTTCTGTAGCTTttggcaatttttttttttttttggtctgaagtaGCTTCTGGCAATTACAAACTGGAAtggtttattttttgtttgatcTATTTTCCTTTTCGATGACACTTTGCCATGGTTTGTCAAACTCAAAAGTAATATCAGGGTTGAAGTGAAACACTGAACCCTGCAGCATAACGTCTGTGTATTCTGAACATGAGTTGAAGCAGTAAGCAGTAATTGGTAACTTGGTGAATTTGTAATTGATAACCCAAAATGTCAAAATTTGTGAATCACTTGCTATAACATTAATGGTTTGAACTATTATTCCACATCCACGGTACATATTGAAGCTCTTACGAATGGTAGTATGAAGTAAGAATAGGATAAACAACTTCCTCCAAATTAAATTTCAAAGGAAGTAGGAGACCTATGATTTCTCTCGAGAGCAAAAAATGGTGGGTGTCAATGAAACAGGATTCCTTTTGGCTAGAGCGCCCAAATCCAAATATTGGAACCGTTACGAGCGAGCCTGTTGAGACTCGAAGTGCTACTTCTTAACTCTTTTTGCAGCGGGGGGTTTCACAAGGAGGAGGTGGGACGCCAAAAACCCAGTCAAGAACATTCAAGTACTTGGATCTGAACACTTCCCTCTCCTCTGCATAGCAATGCATTATGATGGCGGTTGATAAGCTAAAGATCACCACGTCAGCtctcttcaatttttttgtttgtggcAAGTATCCGGTATCAGCCATGCAGGTGAAAAAGCTCTCAATCGCTCGAGCGAGACAGTAGAGTGAGATCTCAATACGCCTGCTTTTCTTCTCAATAGCCAAGGCCAGGCCAGTCGGGAACTGTCCAACAAACTCATTTGAGACATTGTAAACAAAGAACAAAATTCATTCTGTTACAAGTTAAAGAGTTGGAGAAAGTTCATACCGTCCCCATTGCTACCATTGGTACATTACACATCTTGAAAATCCTAAAAAGCAAGCATGTCCACGTCCTGAGGAAAAATAACAATAAGGATGCAAGGTCAGTTTACTTGAAAAATTTAGTAGTGGCAAGATCTATTACAAAATATCATAAGGATAGCAATATATCCCTATATTAAACCTCGAATTCAGATTCCCTAAATTGTCACAGTTGATGATTGTCCAAGACTCCAGGTAGCAATATCAGAAATGAAAAGGCAAAAAGCACAAATAGAGCTCATCACTCTTCTGTAAGTTCTTCAAGGTCCAAAATGTTCTATCTAGCCTTCAGTTCCTCAAGAATTATTCAGATTGGCTGCCTACATGGAGTgtgttaaaaacttaaaatccCATATAAAAACTGCTAAAAAATTTTGCAAGGTGTTCCAATTTCATTTAACCCCgagattttttatttgttttttttttttttttatacgctCAAAGCTGGGGCCTCCTGTGGAACCCCTGCAATCTCTACGAGACAGGAAACTCTAGCAGATAACTAGGTGGCTACTATAAGGCGGTTCGAACACCAGACCACATGGAAGCAAACCATGGACATGGCAATTCCTATTCTAAGGTGATGAAATAGTGTTCTATTTATCAGTTGTTCATACCAAAAGACCTGAGTTTTCAGGATATAATTAGGGCAGTTCTAAGGGTTGTTTTCACCTAATCTACACAATAATGTGAAAACAATATTCTAATAGCAGGTTCGCATAAAGCATAAATGGCACCATCAGAGTTAgatataaaataaaagaagctgCTGACCAGGCAGATGCGCAATATACGGAAAGAAACAAGCTTGATCTTGCAGTGCCAAGAAGACCCTTTAGTAGTATAGTGTAATGCCTGCATACAGTTAaatcaaaatattaaaatgGCAATATTAAGAAAGAGACGAAGACCAAGCTTGCATAGTTCATACAGAGAAATCAAATTTGCTAGGAGCTTAAAAACGACAAGACTTTAGGTCCACGtcaaaataatatgattacaaagAATGGGTGATGGTGATATACTCTAAGTAATCAGCTTATAGTAAGCTCTAACACGATACCAcagaagaaacaagaaacaaaaaagtTGGGAGAGTTCGTCTAAGAAGCATTCCTATTGCTGGACAATGAAGCATGAAATACTAATGGAATGCTCCTGAATTAGTAATGTGTGCAGTGCTTAAAGATACCTAAGACTTTCCAATGAATTGACTTGTGGGTGACACCTAAAACCACCATTTTTAAGATCTCAACGTGTCTCTAAGTTcaattcatttattttcctgaGAATTTCAACTAGAAGATGCTCACTTGACCACATTTTCATAAGGCACCCTTATAGGAAAATATATAATCAAGAAAAGAAATCATGTGACTCACCTTTTCAAGAGGTCTTGCCGATGAACTATAAGCGCTGGAATCAGATATACCGGAAGATAAACCGGTAATGCTCTCCTGTAGGCTTGAATTAGGAAAGAGATAATATGCCCGCTACATGACTGACCTCCGTGTACAAGCTGCATAAATTACAATCCATGATGGCATAAATAACACTATTACGGGGACACCGTTTAAAACACCAAAATATCAGAAGTATAGAAATACTACTAATGCAAATTAAATCAGATGGTAAGAAACGACCAGTATGAGGCTTAAAGAATGCATACCGTGCAGGGAACTTTCATGGCTGGATCTAGTTTAATATTTGTTCCCACAGATTTGTAGTATCTTTCTATTGCTTCCAAATTAGTAAACGGTAAGCCACTTGCAATCTCTTTAACACCTTGCAAAATTGTGATATCCTTTCCCCCATGTTTGTTGAGAAAGGATTTATATGATAGGGGCAAACTCTCCTGCTTCAATATGTAAGCAGACCTGAAGAAATGAATTTTTATCCAATATCGTGACTTAGTAATCTGCTTTCACTATCAACAAGATGAATTCATAGAAACTTCAAAGGTCAAGATACCATAAGTTATTCCCACATACATAATGCTTGGCAGTGCCTGTCCATTATTGCCCCAAGACAATTTAAAATATGACAACGAAAAAATAAAACACACACTGCATACACTGGCTACACCAGTACTAAATATGAACATTTCTACAACAAAGTATACTTACAGAATTTGCGAAGAGGAGAGACACATGAGGAAAATGTCACCGTGCTTCCAAGTGAGAGGTCTACAAACACGACCAAACCGTTTGCTTTTAATCCCACAACGCGTGGCCAACACGGCAGCACGCATAAGTATGTATACGGCCAAGCTCGTATGCTGCGTGTTATGCCCGGTAAGAAGCATAGACGGTCCTGCTATAAGCCCTGCTAACAAAGCCCTCCACTTAGCTGTCCTGAACTAGAGTAACACCGGAACATAATCAATTAAACCAGAGCAAACAGCTGTCTCAAATCTCAATCAAACAGACTATGCGAAGCTGAATATAAAAGAACAAGGAACGTGCCTACGGTGGCCTCCCAAAGAAGCAATAATCTCATCCACTGAAACAAATGTGCCTGCAAAAGTCCCAAGAAACAGACCATATCTCAAGGTCTCCTTCAAAGCAGTAACAATTGCTTCATTATTCGTAATCGCACCCTCAGTTCTGAACAGATACACATCAAACACTTAAAATTATAACCAATAAACACATTAACAAGTTTGAATTGTTCAAATATTCGATATAATTAGCACATTAATCACTT encodes the following:
- the LOC133742593 gene encoding uncharacterized protein LOC133742593 isoform X2, encoding MLLTGHNTQHTSLAVYILMRAAVLATRCGIKSKRFGRVCRPLTWKHGDIFLMCLSSSQILSAYILKQESLPLSYKSFLNKHGGKDITILQGVKEIASGLPFTNLEAIERYYKSVGTNIKLDPAMKVPCTLVHGGQSCSGHIISFLIQAYRRALPVYLPVYLIPALIVHRQDLLKRHYTILLKGLLGTARSSLFLSVYCASAWTWTCLLFRIFKMCNVPMVAMGTFPTGLALAIEKKSRRIEISLYCLARAIESFFTCMADTGYLPQTKKLKRADVVIFSLSTAIIMHCYAEEREVFRSKYLNVLDWVFGVPPPPCETPRCKKS
- the LOC133742593 gene encoding uncharacterized protein LOC133742593 isoform X1 yields the protein MWPDGDVCTCSAGENGGSNGDHAEDLVCAHCRKSDPSPSSFCYSSSLKYVPVPLSDSEKLRRVVTASIKGFTIGAGLKGGLAVFSILARLRKRKLLASLRTEGAITNNEAIVTALKETLRYGLFLGTFAGTFVSVDEIIASLGGHRRTAKWRALLAGLIAGPSMLLTGHNTQHTSLAVYILMRAAVLATRCGIKSKRFGRVCRPLTWKHGDIFLMCLSSSQILSAYILKQESLPLSYKSFLNKHGGKDITILQGVKEIASGLPFTNLEAIERYYKSVGTNIKLDPAMKVPCTLVHGGQSCSGHIISFLIQAYRRALPVYLPVYLIPALIVHRQDLLKRHYTILLKGLLGTARSSLFLSVYCASAWTWTCLLFRIFKMCNVPMVAMGTFPTGLALAIEKKSRRIEISLYCLARAIESFFTCMADTGYLPQTKKLKRADVVIFSLSTAIIMHCYAEEREVFRSKYLNVLDWVFGVPPPPCETPRCKKS
- the LOC133742595 gene encoding multifunctional methyltransferase subunit TRM112 homolog A-like yields the protein MRLLSHNMLSSNIKGVSNGFPLRIEAEKVVVKQVDLNVGFLKNMFPKIEWKALVEASRTMGYAELPEEVEPSKLDSGDFLQKFHHALLELVLEEGALVCPETGRRFPVSKGIPNMLLHEDEV